From one Humulus lupulus chromosome 8, drHumLupu1.1, whole genome shotgun sequence genomic stretch:
- the LOC133797552 gene encoding membrane-bound O-acyltransferase gup1 isoform X1: MGRGIWGSILVCELVLPFSSLSNHNYSTKIGRLEDMKSTELGFLLAYAVAFYAFIIRRSLQLSRDHHTKLFGLRPGWFISQRLNDVSDAQWRNFRANLPILTIVFTIFALLANVSRTFLHFKAKGMSLIWLVISLAYLIYLHGACIVFIILIASLNFLVVKIFARTKYFSFVFWVFNLFFLICNRVYEGYSFSIFGQHWAFLDNFRGTFRWHICFNFVVLRMISFGYDYHWAHQDSRPNYKKHIQHCHICKSGKICYQILQERSVSDDKFSFNIYLSYLLYAPLYLTGPIINFKAFASQIDVPQNHFSVRNVAWYGVRWVFSLLLMEVMTHLFYYNAFAISGTWRHLSPLDVFIVGYGVLNFMWLKFFLIWRYFRFWSLICGIEAPENMPRCINNCHNLESFWKNWHASFNKWLVRYIYIPLGGSQRKLLIVWVIFTFVAVWHDLEWKLLSWAWLTCLFFIPEMLFKSAANAFQATNAFRKFVLRELRAVAGAVTITCLMVANLVGFVIGASGINWLTSRFLEKEGLPVLAGMLVSFYVGTKLMFHVQDFKESRH; the protein is encoded by the exons ATGGGACGAGGGATTTGGGGTTCAATTTTAGTTTGTGAATTGGTGCTGCCGTTCTCTTCTCTCTCCAACCACAATTACAGCACTAAAATCG GTCGCCTTGAGGATATGAAGTCGACAGAGTTGGGCTTTCTCCTTGCTTATGCTGTTGCTTTCTATGCCTTCATCATTCGTAGATCTCTTCAACTTTCTCGCG ATCACCACACCAAACTCTTTGGTTTGCGTCCTGGGTGGTTCATATCTCAACGCCTCAAT GATGTCTCGGATGCTCAATGGAGGAATTTTCGTGCAAATTTACCTATTCTCACCATCGTTTTCACCATTTTTGCTCTTCTGGCCAATGTTTCGAGGACCTTTCTTCATTTTAAAGCAAAAGGGATGTCTCTAATTTGGCTCGTAATATCTTTGGCATACCTCATATATCTTCACGGCGCTTG CATTGTATTCATCATCTTGATCGCTTCCCTGAATTTTTTAGTGGTGAAG ATATTTGCACGAACCAAGTACTTCTCTTttgtattttgggttttcaaCCTTTTTTTCCTTATATGCAACCGTGTTTATGAAGGATATTCATTCTCCATATTTGG TCAACATTGGGCATTTTTGGACAACTTTCGAGGAACCTTCCGATGGCACATATGCTTCAACTTTG TTGTTTTACGCATGATAAGCTTCGGTTATGATTACCATTGGGCACATCAAGATTCTCGACCTAATTATAAG AAACATATTCAACATTGTCATATCTGTAAATCAGGGAAAATTTGCTACCAAATTTTGCAG GAGAGAAGCGTTTCAGATGACAAATTTTCCTTCAATATATACCTGTCTTATTTGCTATATGCACCTCTTTATCTCACTGGGCCAATTATAAACTTCAAAGCGTTTGCCTCACAG ATAGATGTGCCTCAAAATCATTTTTCAGTCAGAAATGTGGCTTGGTATGGTGTTCGTTGGGTCTTCAGTCTACTCCTGATGGAAGTAATGACCCATCTATTTTATTACAATGCCTTTGCAATCAG TGGTACATGGAGACATCTATCTCCTCTTGATGTGTTTATCGTTGGATATGGG GTATTAAACTTCATGTGGCTAAAGTTCTTCCTGATTTGGCGCTACTTTCGATTTTGGTCACTG ATATGTGGAATTGAGGCCCCTGAGAACATGCCAAGGTGCATCAATAACTGCCATAATTTGGAAAGCTTTTGGAAAAACTGGCATGCTTCCTTCAACAAATGGCTTGTGAG GTACATCTATATTCCTCTTGGGGGATCACAAAGGAAGCTACTCATTGTTTGGGTCATATTCACATTTGTCGCCGTATGGCATGATCTAGAGTG GAAGCTTCTCTCATGGGCATGGTTGACATGTTTGTTCTTTATTCCAGAAATGTTATTTAAATCAGCAGCAAATGCATTTCAG GCTACAAATGCTTTTAGGAAGTTTGTTCTCCGTGAACTTCGTGCAGTTGCTGGTGCCGTTACAATCACTTGCCTCATG